From the Haladaptatus sp. DJG-WS-42 genome, the window TCGGGCGCACCCGTTGGCAACGTCGCTGGCGGCTCTGCGGCCGCGAACGCCGGAATCGGAGCCGGTGACGTGATCACCCAAATAAACGGCGTCGACGTGACGAGCGCGGGCGACCTCCCGACGGTGCTCGCAAACGAGAGTCGCACCGTCGATGTCACCCTCAAAAACGGCGAGCAGAAAACCGTCGAGCGGTCGCTGATTATCACCGGAGCAGTCCCACGGGTCGTAGACGGCATCGACCTCTCCGGGGACGCACCGCCGACGATACAGGCGGTGAACGGGACGGATGTCCACACGCGGAGCGAACTGCGCGATGCACTCCAGAATCGGACGGTTGCGACCCTCCAGACCGACAAAGGGAGCGCCACGTTCGCCGCCGGCGCACTCGTGCAAGTGAGCGCGGACGGCCCGCTCGCCGCGGCGGGTGCGCCCGCAGAGGAGACGATGATAATCACCTCGGTCAACGGGACACGGACGGTTGACCAAGAGGCTCTCCAAGCCGCGCTTGCGAACACGGACGCCGACCAGCGCGTCACCATCGAGGGTGTGTTGGACAGCGAAACGGTCAGCTACGACGTGACGCTCGATGAAAACCCGCGGACCGGCGGCGGCTTACTCGGCGTATTCACCCAGCCCGGCATCTCGGGTGTGACCGTCGATGATTTCGGCGTTGACCCGTACCCCGCAGAGCAGTACCTCGCGGCGCTCGGCGGCGACGGTGAGGGCGGCTTCGGTGCCGTATCGTTCATCCAGCGCATCGGCGTCATCCTGTTCTTGCCGTTTGCAAGCGTTCTCTCGCCAGGGCTGAACTACAACTTCGCCGGGTTCGTGGACATGGTCACGAATTTCTACGAAATCCGCGGCCCGCTCGCGTTTATGGGCGGGAGCCTGTTCACCGTCGCAAACGTCCTGTTCTGGGGTGGCTGGGTGAACTTGCAGTTGGGCTTCTTCAACTGCATCCCCGCCTTCCCGCTCGACGGCGGCCACATTCTGCGAACCAGCACGGAGGCCATCGTCTCGCGGTTGCCGATTCGTGACGGCCGCGAGGTGACACGCGCGATTACCACCTCGATTACGCTCACGATGCTCGCGGGCCTCGTGCTCATGATTTTCGGGCCGCAACTGTTGGCCTGAAACTCACAACGCCCTTATTCGTGCCCACTAACACCCTGTCATGGAGCGACGCGAACCGCCACAGACCGACGAGGGTTGGTACGCACTGCACGACTTTCGGACGATAGACTGGGACGCTTGGCGCGAAGCGTCCAGCCGCGTCCGCGAGCGAGCCACTGAGGAGGGCATCGAGTACCTCACCGCACACGAGGCGCTCGAAGACACGACAGAAGGCGCGTCTGCGGTGTTCTCGATTCTCGGGCACAAAGCTGACCTACTTATCTTACACCTGCGCCCGACGATGGCCCAGCTCGACGTGGCAGAACGACAGTTCGAACAGACCGCCTTTGCCGAGTTCACCGACCAGTCCTCCTCGTACGTCTCCGTCACGGAGGTCTCTGGCTACATGTCTCAGGAGTACTTCGAGGACGACGGCGAGGTTGACACCGGCATCGCCCGGTACATCCAGTCGCGCATCAAACCGGACCTCCCCGACGCCGAGTTCGTCTCCTTCTACCCGATGAGCAAAAGCCGGGAGCCAGAGAACAACTGGTACGACCTCCCGTTCGACGAGCGTGCAGACCACCTCTCCAGCCACGGTGAAATCGGCAAACAGTACGCCGGGAAGGTCAAACAGGTCATCACCGGCTCGATTGGGATGGACGACTGGGAGTGGGGCGTCACGCTGTTCGCAGACGACATGACCGACATCAAGCAACTGCTGAACGAGATGCGCTTTGACCCCTCTACCTCCAAATTCGCAGAGTTCGGCCCCTTCTTTACGGGTCGGCGCTTCCCACCGGCGGACTTAGCAGCCTTCCTCGCGGGCGAACACGTCCCGACCGGGACGGCCCCCGACGTCGACCAAGAGACAGCAGACAGCACCCACCGCGGGCCACCCGTCGCGGACGACGACGAACCAACCCACGAGGAAGTGGATGCAGAACAGTTCGAACAGGCACTCAGAACCCACGGCATCTCGCTTTCCGACTACGAGGAAGCGGGCTACGGCCTCATCTTCCGGTCGACCGCGGACGCAGAAGACCTCGCCGCCGAGGTGAGTGGTCTGCGAAAGAACTTCGACCACTACGACACGCACGTGATGACCACGGTTCGCGCCGACGCTGGGCACGCAGGCGTCATCAGCCTCTGGAAGAACCAGCGCGCTGCGGAGACGGCCGCGGGCTTCCTCTCTGACTTAGATGGCGTCGAATCAGGAATGGGCGCGCTGCTCGGTGACGACGTGGACGAAGCCGACGAGACGGACGAATCCACCTCCCACGGCACGGACGAAGACGAAGACTTGCGCTCTGAGTTAGAGGACCTCAACATCTACTCCGGCCAGCCACACGGTGAAGACGTGTGGTCGATGGTGCTCTACTCGGAGGCCGACCCACAGGAGGTCTACGACGAGGTTGACAGCATGCGCGAGCGGTTCGACCACTACGACACGCACGTCAAAACCGCGGTATACACCGCAGAGATGGCTGAGAAGACGGCAATCGTCAGCATCTGGAAGACCCAGAGCGCGGCGAACACCGCAGGCGGCTTCCTCGCAGACCTGCCGGGCATCGTCGCCCGCGCTGGCGAGGAGTCCGGCTTCGGGACCATGGGGATGTTCTACACCGTGAAACCCGAGTACCGAGCGGATTTCGTCGAGAAGTTCGAGACGGTTGGCGGCCTGCTCGCGGACATGGACGGCCACTTAGAGACCGCACTGCTCGCCAATCTCGATGATGAAAACGACATGTTCATCGCCAGCCAGTGGCGCGACCGCGACGCCGCCATGGCCTTCTTCCGCAGCGAGGCGTTCCGCGACACCGTCCAGTGGGGCCGCGACATCCTCGCAGACCGCCCGCGTCACGTCTTCCTCGCGTAAGCAGAGCCCGGCACTTTCGCGCGTTTGTGTCGAAACTGGCAGTATATTTTGACGGGTTTAAGAGGTGAGCGGCGCGAACGCACAGCCCCACCAAGTTTCGAAGGACAAACGTCCGGGGAGAGAGTTGATTAGCTGTTATTCACCTAGGTATCTAAAGAATATTAATGTGTATGTCCAGAACGGTTAAACAGTGGTGACTGGTTGTCAAGAGTAAGATGATACAGATTTTCGTTGCCTCACTCGCGGCAACCGCGCTCCCGACTGTCCCACCAACCGCGACCGCCAAAGAGGCGGCGTACCTGCTCAGAGAACCAGATGTGCCCGCACTCGTCGTCGTCGACGCCACGGAAACGGTGGTGGGAATGGTGACAGAAGCAGACATCGTCGCGCTCGTCGCAACGGAGAGTACGCAGCTGCCCGTTTCGGGGTTCATGTCGAACCCAGTCGCGACCGTGACGCCGGAAACAAGCGTTCACACCGCCGCCGACACGATGCAAGAGGTCGGCGTCAAACACCTGCCAGTGGTCAAAAATGGCGTCTACCACGGCCTGCTCAGCGTCGATGACATTGCGCCGTACGTCTCGCGCCACCGCCTCGACATCGTGTGGAAAGGCGACTCTTTTCGCGCACCCGAAGGGACGACACCGCAACCGGCCGATTAAATTTCTTTCTTTGCTGGCCGACCCCTCCGACGGTTCTACTCACAGCTTGACGGCTCTAACTCGCAACCGCCGGTAGTCGGCCACCCACTCGCCGTTTTCGAACAGTTCGCGCCGCAGTCGCGCGGTTACGTCGTTGAGAACCGCCTGCTGGTCGGCTTCTGGAATCACGTCGAGCATCGCGCCCGCGAACATCTGCAGCCAGTTTTCGAGGCCTGCTTCGCCGTTATCGAGCGTCGTTGGGCGGTCGAAGAGCGTCGCATCTCGCACCTCGAACCCTGCGTCTTCGAGGACGGTTGCGTACTCGCCGACGCTCGGGAAGTACCACGGATTTTCGGGCGCAATGTCGTACCCAGCGTCTGCAGCGGCCTCGATGAGGCCCGTCTCGATGGTCTCGATGTTGCCCGTGCCGCCGAGTTCGACCACCATGCGCCCGCCGGGTTTGAGGGCAGCCGCGAGCGAGGCTGCGACTGCATCCGCCTCGGGAATCCAGTGGAGTGCCGCGTTCGAAAACACGGCATCGAACGGTCGGTCGAACTCGATGTCGCGGGCGTCGCCTTCGATGAAGGTGCGGTCAGGATATTGCTCTCTGGCTTGTGCGAGCATCTCGACTGACTGGTCGAGTCCGACAACCGTGGCCCCGCTATCTGCGATTTTTGCGGTGAGGTGACCCGTGCCACAGCCCACATCGAGGATGCGCTCGCCTCGCTCGGGAGCGAGCAAGTCGATAAGCGATGCACCGTACTCGTGGACGAACGAATGATGCGTGTCGTAGAGCGAGGAGTTCCACTGTGACGTCTCTTGAGTCATTAATTGGCACGGCTACACGGTGGGAGACAAAGAATGTATGGCTAATGGCAGGATTCAAGCCGGACGCTCGGGGTTCACGAGGTGATAGAGTACGTCCGAGTCTACGAGATACGGGTCGCCGTCCATCACGGCGTTGAACTCCGCGACGAACGCCCCCATCTCGTTGGGGAGCTCGTCGGGATGTTCGGTGACGTGTTTGAATACGTCGTACACCGTCGCGCCGTCTTCGGCTTCGATGTAGTAGGTGACGTAATCGCCGTCGTCTCCGCGACGGAGAAAGGCAGACTCGGTGTGGACGCCTTCTGCGTCGAGAATGGCGAGTGCCGCGTCGGCGTACTCGGGGTCGTCCATCTGTGAGAGTAACGCTTTCGCGCGCTCGGTTTTTCCGGGTGCAATGCGCTGGTTTACGAGCAAGACATCTCCCATATGAGAAGCGACCCAGAGGGCGGCGATAAGTCTTGGGCAGTCAACAACTTCTCGTGTCTGTGTCACGCTTCATTTCGAACGTCAGACACATCACCCTCAGTGAGTTTCGACTCGCAATGAAGGGGTTCACTCGTCGCGGACGATTTCACAGCCAAGCACACTCTCTATGTCCTGTCGGATACACTCATCCGCGAGTTCGAGTAGCCCAATAGCCTCTGGCCGTGCAACTCGGTAGAACTTCTTGCGCCCGTCGCGCTCGGCTGCGACTAGTGTACAGTTTGTGAGACACTGGAGGTGGTGGGAAACGAGATTCGCCGCGAGGCCGGTTCGGTCACAGATTGCCGTGCCGTTGAGCCGGTCGTCTGCCTCCACGATGGTCTGGAAGATGCGCAAGCGCGTCGGGTCGGAGAGAGCACTAAAGATATTGGCTCGTGCCCGATTCACGTCTTCGCTAGCGTTCAACAGTGAAACAGTCATTAGATTGAATTAGAAGGTATCGTAGATAATCCCTCTGTTTGGCTGCTGTTTGCGATAATCGCCATAGTTATACGGCCAAATAGTCTAACGAGTATTGAAATGTCTTCGAACAGTTCTTACGACCTCGTGGTTCTCGGTGGCGGAGCGGCCGCCTTCGCCGCGCTCACGGAAGCCAGTTCTCGCGGGCTCTCGACGGCACTCGTGAACACTGGACTACCACTCGGCGGCACCTGCGTCAACGTCGGTTGCGTCCCGAGTAAACACCTGCTCGAAGTCGGGAAGATGGCGTTCGAACCGCCACGGAACCCCTTCAAAGCCGTTCGCTACGAACAGGAACCGGAAGTTGACTGGGCCACAGCAATCGACGAGAAAAACGAACTCATTGCGTCGCTCCGCGAGCAGAACTACGTGGACGTGGCAGATCACTTCGACGTAGACGTGTACGAGGGGTTCGGCCAGTTCGCCACCGACACGAGTATCGAAATCGGAGAAGGAGACGACGTGGGGGTCACGCTTTCGGGCGAGAAAATCCTCGTCGCGACCGGGAGCTCCCCGAAAATCGCCCCGATTGATGGTATCGAATCGGTCGAGTATGAGACGAGCGAGAGTATCCTCGAACGACGTGAATTGCCAGAGAGCGTCATCATGCTCGGCGGCGGCTACATCGGCCTCGAATGGGGGCAGATTCTCCACCGCGCGGGCGTCGATGTGACGATTCTCCAGCGCTCTGCGCACGTTCTCTCGGGGATGGACTCGCACCTCGGCCGTGAAGTAGAGCGCACCTTCGAGGAGGAGGGCATTCGGGTCGTGACGGGGGCGAGCTTCGAACGCGTCGGGTCAGTCACGGCGGATGGCGGGCAGCGAAGCGGTTTGGAGGGCGTCTTCGTCGAAGCCACAGTGGACGGCGACACACAGCGATTCGAGGCCAGCGACCTGTTCGTCGCAACGGGTGTGAAGCCGAATTCAGAAGGAATCGGCCTCGACGAGATTGGCGTCGAGCGCGACGAAACGGGCGCAATCGTCGTGGACGACTTCTTCCAGACGACCAATCAGACCGTCTACGCCGCGGGTGACGTCATCGGCGAGCCGATGCTCGAAACCGTGGCCGCCAAAGAGGGAAACCACGCCGTCAAAAATGCGTTCGGCGATGAGGGGCAATCGATCACCTACAGACACGTCCCGGAAGTCGTCTTTACCAGCCCAGAGGTTGCTTCCGTGGGTATCACCGAAGCCGAGTACATGGAAGAACACGGCACCTGCTCGTGCCGAACGGTTCTCATGAAAGACGAGTCCAAATCCAAGGCGGTGAAAGACACTCGCGGGCTCGTCCAGGTCGTCAAACACCACGAGACGGACGAAATCGTCGGCGTCCACATGGTTGCCCCACGGGCGGCTGACATGATTGCGGAAGCCACGCTCGCCGTGCAATTCGGGCTGACGGTGGACGACATCATCGACACAATTCATCCATTTCCGACGTTCTCAGAGGCGTTCAAACACGCCTGTCAGTCATTTCGCCGTGACATGTCCAAGATGAGTTGCTGTGTTGAGTGACGATTCAGCGACAAATACAGCGCGGTGAAAGTGAACGAAAATCCGCGTCAGACGCCTTCCGCCCCACTGTTTTCGAGTTGCAGCGAAGGGGTTCAGATTATGCGCCAGCGTTCTTAAGCTTCAGGCCAGCGGCGTCGATATCTTCCCCGTCAACCGAGGAGCGAAGGCTGTCCATGCCGTCGTTTCTGTCGATTTTGAAGTTGGTTTCGTACAGCTCTGCGACGCGGGCTTGTTCCTCGTCTGTGAGCGGTGGAGTCTCTGAGGCGGCAGCCCATTCGGTGATGTCGTCGGTGGAGTGGAACGTCGGCGTGACGGAGGCGACCTCATCGTGGCTGAGGAGCCACTGGATGGCGGCCTGTGCCATCGTACGTTCTCCATTTTGCTCTAAGAAGCGGACGGTTTCGATTTTCTCCCAGCCCGTCTCGTACCATTCGTCGGGACGGAACCCACGGTGGTCACCGGCTTCGAGTTCGGTTTCCGGGCGCACCTGCTCGTTCAGCAGCCCAGAGGAGTGGGGAACCCGAGCGATGACGGAGGTGTCTGCGTTCTCCCGGCGGATGGTGTCGATGAAGTGCTGGCCGGGAACCTGCTCGAACATGTTGAACACGGTCTGGACGGCGTCGAAATCGAGTTCGACGGCGCGGTCGCCTTCTGCGAGCCAGCCAATCGACGGGCCAAGCGCCCAGCCAAGGGCGTCCACGCGGCCTTCGTCGCGTAGGTCGGAGAGCACGTCCATGACCTCGGGGGTGACTTCCGCGACGTTTGCGTTGTGCAGTTGGAGGAAGTCGATGTGTTCGATGTCGAGGCGCTCGATGCTCTGTTCGACGCAATGGCGCATCCACTCTGGGTCGAGGTTCTTCGGAATCTCGCCGTGGCCCGCCTGTGCGTGGTTGTAGAAGTCGTAGCCGATTTTCGTCCCGATGGTGACTTCGTCGCGGTGCTCTGCGAGGGCCTGCCCGATGAGTTCTTCAGAGCGCCCGTGGCCGTACACGTCGCCCGTGTCGAAGAAGGTAATCCCCTCAGAGAGGGCGTGTTGAACCATCTCGATGGATTCAGCTTCAGTCTTGTCGCCCCACCAGTCGGTGCCGACGACCCACGCGCCGAAGCCAACCTCGCTTACCTCGACGCCAGAATCGCCGAGCGTTCGGTAGTGCATGTGCGCGGCTAGGTGAGAGAGGCACTTATCCGTGTGGATTTTCCGCCGAACGGCCGGTACAGTTATTGTGGCGGTCGCTACCGGGAGTGCCGTAACGGAAACCCCTATCAGTCACCAGCGTGAACCGATGGACATGACGAAGCGACACGTTCACCTGCCCACTGGCGCCGAGGCAGGCATCCGCGCTTTCATCGACGAGGTCGACGACCGCCTCTCTTCTGACGATGAAAGCACCTGTGAGGTCGTCGAAGACGTCCTCATTGACCTCTATGGCGACCGGGAAGCGTATGAACGATGGCAAAACGGCGAGGACATCTCGACCGCAGAGCGCGTCCGCCTGCAGGGCTACGACCCGTGTAACTCCTCGCTCGAAAGCGAATACTACGCCGAGAAAGACGAGGAGAAGTTCAAACGCTCAAAGCACCTCCAATGGCTCTGGCGGCAGTTCGACGCCACGCCAATGGCCGACAACATCGAGTTCGCCCTCCGTTTCCGTCAGATGCTCGCAAACCATCTGTTCGAAGACGCCGGCGACAACCTCCGCATCTTCAAGGGCGTCACGATGACCTACGGCCACAACATCTCTGTTGGCGACAACACCGTCATCCACGACGATGTACACTTAGACGACCGCGGCAAACTCACCATTGGCAAGCGGTGTTCGATTTCTGACGGCGTCCACGTCTACAGCCACGACCACGATATCAACGACCAAACGGCGGTCGAGAACTTCCACACGATTGTCGAAGACGACGTCCGCCTGACCTTCGACGCGATGGTTCGTGCAGGCGTCAAAGTCGGCGAGAACTCCGTCGTCGGCGCGCGCTCGGTCGTCCAGCACGACGTGCCCGCCCACCACGTCGTCGTAGGTCAACCTGCAAAGAGCGTCCGCGTGAAACCCGGCTGGGAGTCCGTTGCCCACCCGGTAGACGAGAAATACGAGAGTCACCGAGACGAGCGCAAACTCCCGTACGACCTCCCCGAGAAATTGGACGTGTTCGACGAGTTCGGGCGCACTCGTACGCCGCCGAACTGAAATTCTGCGACAGCAACCTACTCGTGGCTTCACCCTCTCTGTCGAGCCATGCTTCGGTCATTTGACGGGACAGAGCCAGACATTGCTGCGAGCGCCTACGTAGACCCCGCCGCCGTCGTCATCGGCGATGTGCGAATCGGCCCCGACGCCAGCGTCTGGCCGAACGCGGTCCTCCGTGGCGACGTGGGAACCATCGTCGTCGGCGAGGGTGCGAACGTCCAAGACAACGCCACCCTCCACGAAGACGTCGTTTTGGAAGCCTCTACCACCGTCGGCCACGGAGCCATCGTCCACGACGCGACGGTGCGCGAAGGGAGTCTGGTTGGCATGAATGCCGTCGTACTCGATGATGCAGACATCGGCCGTGAGAGCATCGTCGCCGCCGGAAGCGTCGTCACCGAAGGCACCGAAGTTCCTCCGGGCGTACTCGTGACTGGCGCACCCGCGACGGTGAAACTCGACCTTGACAACGCGGACGTTTCTGCTGGCGCAGCTCACTACGTCGCACTCTCGAAACGCTATGCCGAAACCTCGGAAATTCTCTCAGAGGAGGGCTTTTCTGACCGTGACTGCTAACCAGCGCATGAACAGACGCACCTACCTCGCTGGCATCGGCGCAGCCGCGAGCGCAGGACTTGCTGGCTGTACGCTCCCCGGTGTTGGCGGCCCGGCCCCCGAAACCACGACGACGACCGTCGGCGAGCAAGAAATCGTCGTC encodes:
- a CDS encoding site-2 protease family protein, which codes for MVNTLVWVLAGLALYSLVAMGLRARGLLPESVRVQGPITTIHTQRGKAFLDWLAGPKRFWRAWGNLGIGIALVIMAGSFLAVLFSAYTTLTQPTASAITEPRNVLVIPGVNDFLPLSAAPEIVLGLLIGLVVHEGGHGLLCRVEDIDIDSMGLALITLLPVGAFVEPDEESRQKADRGGQTRMFAAGVTNNFAVALIAFALLFGPVVGSIAVVSGAPVGNVAGGSAAANAGIGAGDVITQINGVDVTSAGDLPTVLANESRTVDVTLKNGEQKTVERSLIITGAVPRVVDGIDLSGDAPPTIQAVNGTDVHTRSELRDALQNRTVATLQTDKGSATFAAGALVQVSADGPLAAAGAPAEETMIITSVNGTRTVDQEALQAALANTDADQRVTIEGVLDSETVSYDVTLDENPRTGGGLLGVFTQPGISGVTVDDFGVDPYPAEQYLAALGGDGEGGFGAVSFIQRIGVILFLPFASVLSPGLNYNFAGFVDMVTNFYEIRGPLAFMGGSLFTVANVLFWGGWVNLQLGFFNCIPAFPLDGGHILRTSTEAIVSRLPIRDGREVTRAITTSITLTMLAGLVLMIFGPQLLA
- a CDS encoding heme-binding protein, which gives rise to MERREPPQTDEGWYALHDFRTIDWDAWREASSRVRERATEEGIEYLTAHEALEDTTEGASAVFSILGHKADLLILHLRPTMAQLDVAERQFEQTAFAEFTDQSSSYVSVTEVSGYMSQEYFEDDGEVDTGIARYIQSRIKPDLPDAEFVSFYPMSKSREPENNWYDLPFDERADHLSSHGEIGKQYAGKVKQVITGSIGMDDWEWGVTLFADDMTDIKQLLNEMRFDPSTSKFAEFGPFFTGRRFPPADLAAFLAGEHVPTGTAPDVDQETADSTHRGPPVADDDEPTHEEVDAEQFEQALRTHGISLSDYEEAGYGLIFRSTADAEDLAAEVSGLRKNFDHYDTHVMTTVRADAGHAGVISLWKNQRAAETAAGFLSDLDGVESGMGALLGDDVDEADETDESTSHGTDEDEDLRSELEDLNIYSGQPHGEDVWSMVLYSEADPQEVYDEVDSMRERFDHYDTHVKTAVYTAEMAEKTAIVSIWKTQSAANTAGGFLADLPGIVARAGEESGFGTMGMFYTVKPEYRADFVEKFETVGGLLADMDGHLETALLANLDDENDMFIASQWRDRDAAMAFFRSEAFRDTVQWGRDILADRPRHVFLA
- a CDS encoding CBS domain-containing protein, which gives rise to MIQIFVASLAATALPTVPPTATAKEAAYLLREPDVPALVVVDATETVVGMVTEADIVALVATESTQLPVSGFMSNPVATVTPETSVHTAADTMQEVGVKHLPVVKNGVYHGLLSVDDIAPYVSRHRLDIVWKGDSFRAPEGTTPQPAD
- a CDS encoding methyltransferase domain-containing protein, giving the protein MTQETSQWNSSLYDTHHSFVHEYGASLIDLLAPERGERILDVGCGTGHLTAKIADSGATVVGLDQSVEMLAQAREQYPDRTFIEGDARDIEFDRPFDAVFSNAALHWIPEADAVAASLAAALKPGGRMVVELGGTGNIETIETGLIEAAADAGYDIAPENPWYFPSVGEYATVLEDAGFEVRDATLFDRPTTLDNGEAGLENWLQMFAGAMLDVIPEADQQAVLNDVTARLRRELFENGEWVADYRRLRVRAVKL
- a CDS encoding DUF6176 family protein, which translates into the protein MGDVLLVNQRIAPGKTERAKALLSQMDDPEYADAALAILDAEGVHTESAFLRRGDDGDYVTYYIEAEDGATVYDVFKHVTEHPDELPNEMGAFVAEFNAVMDGDPYLVDSDVLYHLVNPERPA
- a CDS encoding metalloregulator ArsR/SmtB family transcription factor, whose amino-acid sequence is MTVSLLNASEDVNRARANIFSALSDPTRLRIFQTIVEADDRLNGTAICDRTGLAANLVSHHLQCLTNCTLVAAERDGRKKFYRVARPEAIGLLELADECIRQDIESVLGCEIVRDE
- the merA gene encoding mercury(II) reductase, with protein sequence MSSNSSYDLVVLGGGAAAFAALTEASSRGLSTALVNTGLPLGGTCVNVGCVPSKHLLEVGKMAFEPPRNPFKAVRYEQEPEVDWATAIDEKNELIASLREQNYVDVADHFDVDVYEGFGQFATDTSIEIGEGDDVGVTLSGEKILVATGSSPKIAPIDGIESVEYETSESILERRELPESVIMLGGGYIGLEWGQILHRAGVDVTILQRSAHVLSGMDSHLGREVERTFEEEGIRVVTGASFERVGSVTADGGQRSGLEGVFVEATVDGDTQRFEASDLFVATGVKPNSEGIGLDEIGVERDETGAIVVDDFFQTTNQTVYAAGDVIGEPMLETVAAKEGNHAVKNAFGDEGQSITYRHVPEVVFTSPEVASVGITEAEYMEEHGTCSCRTVLMKDESKSKAVKDTRGLVQVVKHHETDEIVGVHMVAPRAADMIAEATLAVQFGLTVDDIIDTIHPFPTFSEAFKHACQSFRRDMSKMSCCVE
- a CDS encoding aldo/keto reductase, with the protein product MHYRTLGDSGVEVSEVGFGAWVVGTDWWGDKTEAESIEMVQHALSEGITFFDTGDVYGHGRSEELIGQALAEHRDEVTIGTKIGYDFYNHAQAGHGEIPKNLDPEWMRHCVEQSIERLDIEHIDFLQLHNANVAEVTPEVMDVLSDLRDEGRVDALGWALGPSIGWLAEGDRAVELDFDAVQTVFNMFEQVPGQHFIDTIRRENADTSVIARVPHSSGLLNEQVRPETELEAGDHRGFRPDEWYETGWEKIETVRFLEQNGERTMAQAAIQWLLSHDEVASVTPTFHSTDDITEWAAASETPPLTDEEQARVAELYETNFKIDRNDGMDSLRSSVDGEDIDAAGLKLKNAGA
- a CDS encoding acyltransferase codes for the protein MTKRHVHLPTGAEAGIRAFIDEVDDRLSSDDESTCEVVEDVLIDLYGDREAYERWQNGEDISTAERVRLQGYDPCNSSLESEYYAEKDEEKFKRSKHLQWLWRQFDATPMADNIEFALRFRQMLANHLFEDAGDNLRIFKGVTMTYGHNISVGDNTVIHDDVHLDDRGKLTIGKRCSISDGVHVYSHDHDINDQTAVENFHTIVEDDVRLTFDAMVRAGVKVGENSVVGARSVVQHDVPAHHVVVGQPAKSVRVKPGWESVAHPVDEKYESHRDERKLPYDLPEKLDVFDEFGRTRTPPN
- a CDS encoding gamma carbonic anhydrase family protein, which codes for MLRSFDGTEPDIAASAYVDPAAVVIGDVRIGPDASVWPNAVLRGDVGTIVVGEGANVQDNATLHEDVVLEASTTVGHGAIVHDATVREGSLVGMNAVVLDDADIGRESIVAAGSVVTEGTEVPPGVLVTGAPATVKLDLDNADVSAGAAHYVALSKRYAETSEILSEEGFSDRDC